From the genome of Argentina anserina chromosome 4, drPotAnse1.1, whole genome shotgun sequence, one region includes:
- the LOC126792188 gene encoding uncharacterized protein LOC126792188, translating to MEPLQHFSHEHPLLFKGEAPQKNIEASGDPPVLCSACDDPVLGPNYSCPQCSIHHEFILHQSCAQLPIEILKHPMHTEHPLVLITSKSRRYSRYVCDICRVGFNSFSYTCSKCLFDIDIKCASNFSSTNSILHFSHKHILNLTDKPSRGRPPVSCIGCLEQVTGPSYICRRIANRDNSCSIHLHKSCAELPREIRHSMHRQHSLMLNLRGAEECDCDACDKDCSSRFTYSCFQCDFNLHLKCASDWKEFQHFNHDHPLLFNKHEASSQPALCSACEDPVLGPNYSCDQRCDFILHKSCAKLPREILQHPMHDKHPLLLLTAKSRSYSMFACDICRKSFKSFSYTCSECRFDIDIKCASNFKSMGCLLHFSHKHILTLTHNLSEGGPPVSCNGCLEQVLGPGYICKRNSLRDSSCSIVLHQSCAELPPEINHPMHQHLLKINQNGAQECVCHACDQDCSSRFTYNCFQCDFKLHLKCAADCKGFQHFNHEHPLLFHKHEASATQRDPPT from the exons ATGGAGCCGCTTCAGCATTTTAGTCATGAACATCCATTGTTGTTCAAGGGAGAAGCCccacaaaaaaatattgaagCATCAGGTGATCCACCAGTTTTATGCTCTGCATGTGACGATCCAGTGCTTGGTCCTAACTATAGTTGTCCCCAATGTTCTATCCACCATGAGTTTATACTCCATCAGTCGTGTGCACAACTACCCATAGAGATCCTCAAGCACCCGATGCACACTGAGCATCCACTCGTTCTAATCACAAGCAAGTCAAGAAGATATAGTCggtatgtatgtgatatttgtCGCGTTGGTTTCAACAGTTTCTCTTACACATGTTCTAAATGCCTCTTCGACATTGACATCAAATGTGCCTCCAACTTCAGTAGCACAAATAGCATACTACATTTCAGTCACAAGCACATATTGAACTTAACTGATAAGCCATCTAGAGGTCGTCCACCAGTTTCTTGTATTGGCTGCCTCGAGCAAGTGACTGGTCCCAGCTATATTTGCAGAAGAATTGCCAATAGGGATAATAGTTGCTCTATTCATCTACATAAATCGTGCGCAGAGCTCCCACGTGAGATCCGACACTCAATGCACCGTCAGCACTCGCTTATGCTTAATCTCCGTGGAGCAGAAGAATGCGATTGCGATGCTTGTGACAAAGATTGCAGCAGCAGATTTACTTACAGTTGTTTTCAATGTGACTTCAACCTTCACCTCAAATGTGCTTCTGATTGGAAAGAGTTTCAACATTTCAATCATGATCATCCATTGTTGTTCAACAAACATGAAGCATCGAGTCAACCAGCTTTATGCTCTGCATGTGAGGATCCAGTACTTGGTCCCAACTACAGTTGCGATCAACGTTGTGATTTCATTCTCCACAAGTCATGTGCAAAGCTACCCAGAGAGATCCTCCAGCATCCGATGCATGATAAACATCCACTTCTTCTTCTCACAGCAAAATCCAGAAGCTATAGTATGTTTGCATGTGATATTTGCCGCAAAAGCTTTAAGAGTTTCTCGTACACCTGTTCTGAATGTCGCTTCGACATTGACATCAAATGTGCCTCCAATTTCAAAAGCATGGGTTGTCTGCTACATTTTAGTCACAAGCACATATTGACCTTGACTCATAATTTATCTGAGGGTGGCCCACCAGTCTCTTGCAATGGGTGCCTAGAGCAAGTGCTCGGTCCTGGCTACATTTGCAAAAGGAATTCGTTGAGGGATAGTAGCTGCTCCATTGTTCTACATCAGTCATGTGCAGAGCTACCTCCTGAAATCAACCACCCGATGCACCAACACTTACTTAAGATCAACCAAAATGGAGCACAAGAATGCGTTTGTCATGCTTGTGACCAAGATTGCAGTAGCAGATTTACATATAATTGTTTCCAATGTGACTTCAAACTTCACCTCAAGTGTGCTGCTGATTGTAAAGGCTTTCAACATTTCAATCATGAGCATCCATTACTGTTCCACAAACATGAAGCGTCAG CTACCCAGAGAGATCCTCCAACATGA
- the LOC126792189 gene encoding uncharacterized protein LOC126792189, whose product MHRRHSLILHLNGRRECHCDLCDQDCSRRFNYSCFQCDFNIDLKCASEKGFTHFSHEHPLMFKRGNKANEYTGPLVVCDGCQDPILGPSYTCISTYRRRRCCFNLHKSCAELHREIQHPVHRQHPLSLHNSVQNIKVRCLCNACNRPCIYRYHCSKCDFNLHLKCASNWQNIIGNASHEHQFIVPPLELADLHINCHICGDYWSGSAYYICSICQLLVHRECASLPRDIKMSRHQHHLKLTWFLEDIYPKDDQLCGVCNTTVEKSRAVYYCHECYGYVSHTTCMIMEYFREEENPNRFSGDDDEFDDAEQIEHFSHPHLLLANDQHEVAKDQTMTCEGCIRPINITETFYGCTKQEQSCHFFLHDICARLPTKMFIPLLHTHVFTLLSRAPSFDGVFQCYMCGIFNQGFVYSCQECASPASENLFYLDLECSTYWRNKTLKHESHPHQLHLYTEWEDFYCRGCRSKIFFCFSCKKCNFHLCISCVKLPLTAGHRYDNHPLKLTYASPEHEKGQYYCEICEGKRDPEHWFYLCRHCDFDCHPHCILGRYPQVKLGITYKHDAHAEHHVTLVSKWPSPIQFDKRYIILPCEKCGMACKGLVFECKVCNINFHRDGFCGIDLESLQSSVRIEELS is encoded by the coding sequence ATGCACCGCCGACACTCACTCATTCTCCACCTTAATGGAAGACGAGAATGTCATTGTGATCTCTGTGACCAAGACTGTAGCCGCAGATTCAACTACAGCTGTTTTCAATGTGACTTCAACATCGATCTCAAATGTGCTTCTGAGAAAGGCTTCACACATTTTAGTCACGAACATCCACTAATGTTCAAGAGGGGAAATAAAGCAAACGAATATACCGGTCCACTAGTTGTATGCGATGGATGCCAAGATCCAATACTCGGACCTAGTTACACATGCATTAGTACATACCGACGTCGCAGATGTTGCTTCAATCTCCATAAATCATGTGCAGAGTTACACAGGGAGATCCAACACCCAGTGCACCGTCAACACCCACTTTCTCTCCACAATTCAGTTCAGAATATCAAAGTACGTTGCTTGTGTAATGCTTGCAACCGGCCTTGCATCTATCGCTACCATTGTTCCAAATGTGACTTCAACCTTCACCTGAAATGTGCCTCCAATTGGCAGAACATTATTGGAAATGCCTCTCACGAGCATCAGTTCATTGTCCCACCCCTGGAATTGGCTGACCTCCACATCAACTGTCACATTTGTGGTGACTACTGGAGTGGCAGCGCCTACTATATTTGTAGCATCTGCCAGCTCTTGGTCCATAGAGAATGTGCTTCATTACCACGTGACATTAAAATGTCCAGGCACCAACATCACCTCAAGTTAACCTGGTTTCTTGAAGACATATACCCTAAGGATGATCAACTTTGTGGAGTCTGCAACACAACTGTTGAAAAATCTCGTGCTGTTTATTATTGTCATGAATGTTATGGCTATGTTTCTCACACTACATGCATGATAATGGAGTATTTTCGGGAGGAAGAAAACCCAAACAGGTTCtctggtgatgatgatgagtttGATGATGCAGAGCAAATAGAACACTTTAGTCATCCACATTTACTACTTGCGAATGATCAGCATGAGGTGGCCAAAGATCAGACAATGACTTGTGAAGGTTGCATTCGACCCATCAATATTACTGAAACTTTTTACGGTTGTACCAAACAGGAACAGTCATGCCATTTCTTTCTCCATGATATATGTGCTCGATTACCGACAAAGATGTTCATCCCACTCCTTCACACACATGTATTCACACTCCTTTCTCGGGCTCCTTCTTTTGACGGCGTGTTTCAATGTTATATGTGTGGTATTTTTAACCAGGGCTTTGTATACAGTTGTCAAGAATGTGCCTCTCCAGCAAGCGAAAATCTTTTCTACCTTGACCTTGAGTGCAGTACTTATTGGAGAAATAAGACTCTTAAACACGAGTCTCATCCTCACCAGCTCCATCTTTATACAGAATGGGAGGACTTCTATTGTAGGGGTTGTCGTTCCAAGATCTTTTTCTGCTTTAGTTGTAAGAAATGCAACTTTCACCTTTGTATTTCGTGTGTTAAGTTACCTCTTACTGCTGGGCACCGATACGATAATCATCCTCTCAAGCTCACTTATGCTAGTCCTGAACACGAGAAAGGTCAATACTATTGTGAAATTTGTGAAGGGAAAAGGGATCCAGAACATTGGTTCTACCTGTGCAGACACTGTGACTTTGATTGTCATCCTCATTGCATTCTAGGGAGGTATCCGCAAGTTAAACTAGGCATCACTTACAAGCATGATGCTCATGCAGAACACCATGTCACTCTTGTTAGCAAGTGGCCCAGCCCCATTCAATTTGATAAGAGATACATCATTCTTCCTTGTGAGAAATGTGGTATGGCTTGCAAAGGATTGGTCTTTGAATGCAAAGTGTGCAATATAAACTTTCACCGAGATGGCTTCTGTGGGATAGATTTGGAAAGTTTACAATCGTCTGTTCGAATCGAAGAGCTCAGTTAA